From one Phycisphaerae bacterium genomic stretch:
- a CDS encoding hotdog fold thioesterase gives MPMTDVKSYFQQDLLAKAMGIEILEVGPGTARVRMPIREDHYNSVRMVHGGAIFSLADLAFAVASNSHGTLAVGITATISYLKAATTGTLYAEAKEESLNPKLATYSIRVTDDEKAIIAVFQGTVYRKGQPLQMP, from the coding sequence ATGCCGATGACCGATGTCAAAAGCTACTTTCAGCAGGACCTGCTTGCCAAAGCGATGGGAATCGAGATTCTCGAGGTCGGCCCCGGGACCGCCAGAGTGCGAATGCCGATCCGTGAAGATCACTACAACAGCGTGCGGATGGTCCACGGGGGCGCGATTTTCTCCCTCGCCGATTTGGCGTTCGCGGTGGCTTCGAACTCGCACGGCACCTTGGCCGTCGGCATCACCGCGACCATCTCGTACCTGAAGGCCGCGACGACCGGAACGCTCTACGCCGAGGCGAAGGAGGAGTCCCTCAATCCGAAGCTGGCGACCTACAGTATTCGAGTCACCGACGACGAGAAGGCCATCATTGCCGTATTCCAGGGCACGGTCTACCGCAAGGGCCAACCGCTCCAGATGCCCTGA
- a CDS encoding DUF58 domain-containing protein: MPASGIHGPGVAGKPSTSSASARVTAAKATRFPCSRWALLRSLKITFAGLLALIVVILIGLAALNSEANLLFLLFSLSVGLVVFGAVVPLFMVRWIEVERVIARAAVAGRVLPVSYVVRNHGRWGAAWGLVIEETAAGSVLQLPRGFVQELPAGGHERVELLAHCPRRGRYPLKAVRARSSFPLGLFSCEVVFPAEAEIVVYPALGSLRGNPWRDQRWADAQTSRQRRAGLAAEELDGLREYRDGDPLRLIHWRRSAHAGDLVVRDSPPAQPTQLILLLDPWPDSDFGGEGKPDRRRRRKESPVHPEQHDREVELIISAAATAACDALERGHRVGLIARGQVPVIIPPASGRLQRQRVLHELTILRAGSPEMLDELVSRIRWSSGWHARCLLCVSELNDQHRRLARFLGRRAEMVSMVAPGTAWFDSVFIPAPPIAAETPSERRGP; this comes from the coding sequence ATGCCGGCCTCTGGTATCCACGGGCCGGGTGTCGCCGGCAAGCCTTCAACGTCGAGTGCCTCCGCCCGCGTCACCGCGGCAAAGGCAACCAGGTTTCCTTGCTCAAGGTGGGCTCTGCTCCGCAGCCTGAAAATCACTTTTGCGGGCTTGCTGGCCTTGATCGTGGTGATCCTGATCGGCCTGGCCGCCTTGAACAGTGAAGCGAATCTGCTTTTCCTGCTGTTCAGTCTGAGTGTGGGCCTGGTGGTCTTCGGAGCGGTCGTTCCGCTGTTCATGGTTCGCTGGATCGAGGTGGAACGGGTGATTGCCCGGGCGGCAGTTGCCGGTCGTGTGCTCCCGGTGAGCTATGTGGTGCGGAATCACGGACGGTGGGGGGCGGCCTGGGGTCTGGTGATCGAGGAGACCGCGGCGGGGAGCGTTCTGCAACTGCCGCGGGGGTTCGTGCAGGAGCTGCCGGCCGGCGGTCACGAACGGGTTGAGTTGCTGGCTCATTGTCCACGTCGCGGGCGGTACCCGCTTAAGGCTGTGCGAGCCCGGTCCAGTTTTCCGCTCGGCCTGTTCAGCTGCGAGGTGGTCTTCCCGGCGGAAGCCGAGATCGTGGTCTATCCGGCGTTGGGTTCGTTGCGGGGCAACCCGTGGCGCGATCAGCGCTGGGCGGATGCCCAGACCTCACGGCAGCGGCGAGCGGGCCTTGCCGCGGAGGAACTGGATGGGCTCAGGGAATACCGGGACGGTGATCCCCTGCGGTTGATTCACTGGCGGCGCTCCGCCCATGCGGGCGACCTGGTCGTTCGCGATAGCCCTCCGGCTCAGCCGACACAACTCATCCTGCTCCTCGACCCCTGGCCGGACTCCGATTTCGGGGGCGAAGGCAAGCCGGACCGGCGGAGGAGACGCAAGGAAAGCCCGGTCCATCCAGAACAGCATGATCGCGAGGTGGAACTCATCATCAGTGCGGCGGCAACCGCCGCGTGTGATGCCCTGGAGCGAGGGCATCGGGTGGGGTTGATTGCACGAGGCCAGGTTCCGGTGATCATTCCCCCGGCCAGTGGGCGGCTACAGCGCCAGCGGGTGCTGCACGAGTTGACCATCCTTCGCGCCGGGAGTCCGGAAATGCTGGACGAACTCGTCTCCCGGATCCGGTGGTCGTCAGGATGGCACGCTCGCTGCCTGCTCTGCGTATCCGAGTTGAACGATCAGCATCGACGATTGGCCCGGTTCCTCGGCCGGCGGGCCGAAATGGTCTCCATGGTGGCCCCGGGGACGGCTTGGTTCGACTCGGTGTTCATTCCGGCGCCCCCCATCGCTGCGGAAACGCCGTCGGAACGGAGGGGCCCATGA
- a CDS encoding DUF3488 domain-containing protein, with translation MNGYPRLFRSQVVLLSAVAVPLAVAEDSLVRQIVVVGAILAAVLSYVWRKKPALPIPVGRILVLAAFGWLIVEYAWLDEIPVVALSHFMISFCLVKLLQFQTDRERAQSLVVCFLLLVVAAIVSGDILFFLVLVLYLTVGLRALISLHLAVELGRVDHYNRRVSPFMAALMPGGARELGKRPAMDFTFAGAMTAILIGAAIFVLSPRAGVGMLGHLDAREGAISVTGLGSSLSLDRISRIQTSDQEVGSVRLKDENHQEYSCPEPGPYLRGLVYDQYSGSSAGRRGGWEWRKTGDRTAPMREQHCSLIAGSASLLSPADIEDASRVVQEFRMRTSDLHVLLAMYPAIEVRSDDFESLRKNNDDQVLWLHGRLRSSIRYEIVSLAGVPEEIAAVLAKKRGRSEPIVQLPDPPLPREDRIRELVAKLSADTKMPVALDDPRWRRAYAEQICKYLGSSEFAYTLDRPPPAGRREPLSAFLLDHKRGHCEYFAAAMALLCQYRGIPARVVTGYRGGDYNPLGHYYVIRQKHAHSWVEVYIPQSDWVLFDPTPAANQTDRAARPWLAGLASWRDYLQFEWANLVVSYDASTRTQLFRGFADWLRRPVGDHKNIIESVGAFVRELFWWRAELGLYNRLLYWFFAIMVLVMVVLLGYVFGVLGLWAGRYGWARHQARVQEDTVLGDAEFYRRFRRRLRSLGLRRPADQTPAEFAAELARRYPSLSDAPSVVGAYYRVAFGRGGLLPSEKARIEAFLQRLRTLDPAQFTVTS, from the coding sequence ATGAACGGCTATCCCCGGCTGTTCCGATCGCAGGTGGTTCTGCTCTCCGCGGTGGCGGTCCCCCTGGCGGTCGCGGAGGATTCGCTGGTTCGCCAGATCGTCGTCGTGGGTGCGATCCTCGCCGCGGTTCTGTCCTACGTCTGGCGAAAGAAGCCGGCCCTGCCGATACCCGTCGGGCGCATCCTCGTCTTGGCCGCATTCGGCTGGTTGATCGTCGAATATGCCTGGCTGGATGAGATCCCGGTCGTCGCCCTGTCGCACTTTATGATCTCGTTCTGTCTGGTCAAATTGCTGCAGTTTCAGACCGACCGCGAACGGGCCCAGTCGCTGGTTGTCTGCTTTCTTTTGCTGGTTGTTGCTGCAATCGTGAGCGGCGACATCCTTTTCTTCCTGGTCCTGGTGTTGTACCTGACCGTCGGTCTGCGGGCCCTGATCAGTCTGCACCTGGCCGTGGAGCTTGGCCGCGTCGATCACTACAACCGCCGTGTCAGCCCGTTCATGGCCGCTCTTATGCCCGGCGGCGCGAGGGAACTGGGCAAGCGACCCGCGATGGACTTCACCTTCGCCGGAGCAATGACCGCGATCCTGATCGGAGCCGCGATCTTCGTTCTCTCTCCTCGAGCCGGCGTGGGCATGCTCGGCCACCTCGACGCCCGCGAGGGGGCCATCTCGGTGACCGGTCTGGGCTCCTCGCTCAGCTTGGACCGGATCAGCCGGATTCAGACCTCGGACCAGGAGGTCGGCAGCGTGCGGCTGAAAGACGAGAACCATCAGGAATACTCGTGCCCCGAGCCGGGTCCGTATCTGCGAGGCTTGGTGTACGACCAGTATTCCGGTTCTTCCGCCGGCCGTCGCGGCGGCTGGGAGTGGCGGAAGACGGGCGATCGAACCGCCCCGATGCGGGAACAGCACTGTTCGCTGATCGCCGGCTCGGCGAGTCTCCTCTCCCCAGCCGACATCGAAGACGCTTCCCGAGTCGTGCAGGAGTTCCGGATGCGGACCTCGGACCTTCATGTGTTGCTGGCCATGTACCCGGCGATCGAGGTCCGTTCCGATGACTTCGAGTCCCTTCGGAAAAACAACGACGATCAGGTCCTCTGGCTCCACGGGCGGTTGCGTTCGTCAATTCGCTATGAGATCGTCTCTCTGGCCGGCGTACCCGAGGAAATTGCCGCCGTGCTCGCGAAGAAGCGGGGTCGGTCCGAGCCCATCGTTCAACTTCCCGATCCGCCCCTCCCTCGCGAGGACAGAATTCGTGAACTGGTCGCCAAGCTCTCCGCCGACACGAAGATGCCGGTCGCGCTTGATGATCCCAGGTGGCGGCGGGCTTACGCGGAGCAGATCTGCAAATACCTGGGCTCGTCCGAGTTCGCCTATACACTCGACCGGCCGCCACCCGCCGGGCGACGCGAGCCGCTGTCGGCGTTCCTCCTCGACCACAAACGCGGGCACTGCGAGTACTTCGCCGCGGCCATGGCCCTCCTCTGCCAGTACCGGGGCATTCCCGCCCGGGTGGTCACCGGCTACCGGGGAGGAGACTACAACCCGCTGGGACACTACTACGTCATCCGGCAGAAGCACGCTCACTCCTGGGTCGAAGTCTACATTCCCCAAAGCGACTGGGTTCTGTTTGACCCCACCCCGGCAGCCAATCAGACCGATCGTGCCGCCCGGCCCTGGCTCGCCGGCCTGGCCAGTTGGCGCGACTATCTCCAGTTTGAATGGGCCAACCTGGTCGTGTCCTACGATGCCAGCACCCGAACGCAGCTCTTCAGGGGCTTCGCGGATTGGCTCCGGCGACCGGTGGGGGATCACAAGAACATCATCGAGTCCGTCGGCGCTTTCGTCCGCGAGCTGTTCTGGTGGCGGGCCGAGCTTGGCTTGTACAACCGCCTCCTGTACTGGTTCTTCGCCATCATGGTCCTGGTCATGGTGGTCCTTCTGGGCTATGTATTCGGCGTCCTGGGTCTGTGGGCCGGGCGGTATGGGTGGGCCCGCCACCAGGCACGAGTCCAGGAGGACACCGTTCTCGGAGACGCCGAGTTCTACCGCCGCTTCCGCCGCCGGCTGAGGTCGCTTGGACTGCGGCGACCCGCCGATCAGACGCCTGCCGAATTCGCCGCCGAACTGGCTCGCCGGTACCCGTCTCTGAGTGACGCACCCTCGGTGGTCGGTGCCTACTACCGCGTGGCCTTCGGCCGGGGAGGTCTCCTGCCGTCGGAGAAAGCCCGCATCGAGGCGTTCCTCCAAAGACTCCGCACGCTCGATCCGGCCCAGTTCACGGTGACCTCCTGA
- a CDS encoding ROK family protein — MAQYFVGVDLGGTNIKSGVLDADARVLCKMSVATEVDRGNAAVVANIVNAAEAAIARSGVDRSKVAGIGIGSPGPMSHRQGLVINPGNLPCLKDTPLRDIMVKKTGIKTTLENDANAAAFGEYWAGAGKGVRDLVMYTLGTGVGGGVIVDGRMLRGYFENGAELGHMIVKPGGRRCSCNQKGCVEAYSSAYFLARRAEEMIKEGRPSSLRTLVDKGELLMAEHIVEAAKAGDTLAAQVWDEACYYLAVAIVNMQHVTNPQRVVLAGGLIAAGDFLLGPICRHASELTWNLLDDLPRICFATLGNDAGVIGAAGCAWEADRSGDW; from the coding sequence ATGGCCCAGTACTTCGTTGGTGTAGATCTCGGAGGAACCAATATTAAGTCAGGGGTTCTTGACGCCGACGCCCGGGTGCTCTGCAAGATGAGTGTGGCAACGGAGGTGGACCGAGGGAACGCGGCCGTGGTCGCCAACATCGTCAATGCGGCCGAAGCCGCCATCGCCCGGTCCGGCGTCGATCGTTCGAAGGTCGCGGGCATCGGCATCGGCTCACCCGGACCGATGAGCCATCGCCAGGGCCTGGTCATCAACCCCGGCAACCTGCCATGCCTCAAGGACACGCCCTTGCGCGACATCATGGTGAAGAAGACAGGTATCAAGACAACCCTGGAGAACGATGCCAACGCCGCGGCCTTCGGGGAGTACTGGGCGGGCGCGGGCAAGGGCGTTCGCGATCTGGTCATGTACACACTGGGTACCGGCGTCGGCGGAGGAGTGATCGTCGACGGGCGGATGCTGCGCGGCTACTTCGAGAACGGAGCGGAACTCGGCCACATGATCGTGAAGCCCGGCGGCCGGCGATGCTCGTGCAACCAGAAGGGCTGCGTCGAGGCATACTCTTCGGCCTATTTCCTTGCCCGCCGAGCGGAAGAGATGATCAAGGAAGGACGCCCCAGCAGCCTCAGAACCCTCGTCGACAAGGGGGAGCTGCTCATGGCTGAGCACATCGTCGAGGCCGCCAAGGCCGGCGATACGCTCGCCGCCCAGGTCTGGGACGAGGCGTGTTACTACCTCGCGGTGGCCATCGTGAACATGCAGCATGTCACCAACCCGCAGCGGGTGGTGTTGGCCGGCGGGCTCATCGCCGCCGGCGACTTCCTGCTCGGCCCGATATGCCGACACGCATCCGAGCTGACCTGGAATCTGCTTGATGATCTGCCGAGAATCTGCTTCGCGACCCTGGGCAACGACGCCGGAGTCATTGGGGCCGCGGGTTGTGCCTGGGAGGCCGACCGCTCGGGGGACTGGTAA
- the iorA gene encoding indolepyruvate ferredoxin oxidoreductase subunit alpha: MELLSGNEAIARGAWQAGVAVATGYPGTPSTEILENIVKYKPDIYCEWSPNEKVAFEVAAGASLAGARSIVTMKHVGLNVAADPLMTLSYIGVVGGFVACVADDPGMHSSQNEQDTRHYARFAKVPIFEPSDSQEAADYVRLALEASEQFSVPAILRTTGRVSHSRSLVTLGERKTPRSVGFQKNPPRFVPIPVWGRVMRANVEDRLRKLQAAAEQSLANRIEWRDRSLGIVTAGIAYHYVRDVFPEASVLKLGWSYPFPDRLLRELAAGVGRVLVVEELDDILEQHIKALGIACDGRNFVPGIGELTPHRVQLARARYEGRDAQPIQPVPEAADLPARPPVLCPGCPHRSIFYALGKHDVVVTGDIGCYSLGVFPPLARIDTILCMGGGISMAQGFQKAGEPKKVVGIVGDSTFFHSGITGLLDIAYNRGTSTIIVVDNRTTAMTGHQDHPGTGVTLMGDKTAAASIEDLGRACGIKRVRTIDPYDLKTTMQVLKEEIQADEPSLVISRAPCLLHERPPVVAKYAVDADKCKECGLCLKLGCPAMEGGGGAPRINYLLCSGCGVCMQVCRFDVIGPVESAS; encoded by the coding sequence ATGGAACTGCTGTCAGGAAACGAGGCCATCGCCCGGGGGGCGTGGCAGGCAGGGGTCGCCGTGGCCACGGGCTATCCGGGAACGCCATCCACCGAGATCCTCGAGAACATCGTCAAGTACAAACCGGACATCTACTGCGAGTGGTCGCCGAACGAAAAGGTGGCTTTCGAGGTCGCGGCTGGAGCTTCGCTGGCCGGTGCTCGGAGCATCGTGACCATGAAACACGTCGGCTTGAACGTCGCGGCCGACCCGCTGATGACCCTCTCCTACATCGGCGTCGTGGGCGGCTTCGTGGCCTGCGTGGCCGATGATCCCGGGATGCACTCCTCGCAGAACGAGCAGGACACGCGGCACTACGCCCGTTTTGCCAAGGTGCCCATCTTCGAGCCATCCGACTCGCAGGAGGCGGCCGATTACGTGCGGCTGGCCCTGGAGGCATCCGAGCAGTTCAGCGTTCCTGCCATCCTGCGGACCACGGGCCGGGTCAGTCACTCGCGAAGCCTGGTCACCCTCGGCGAACGCAAGACCCCGCGGTCAGTCGGATTTCAGAAGAACCCACCACGTTTCGTGCCCATCCCCGTCTGGGGCCGAGTCATGCGGGCCAACGTCGAGGACCGGCTTCGGAAACTGCAGGCGGCGGCGGAGCAGTCACTCGCCAACCGCATCGAATGGCGGGACCGCTCCCTGGGGATTGTGACCGCCGGCATCGCCTACCATTACGTGCGCGACGTGTTTCCCGAGGCCTCGGTGCTCAAACTGGGCTGGTCGTATCCGTTTCCCGACCGCTTGCTCCGCGAGTTGGCCGCTGGTGTCGGGCGGGTCCTGGTGGTGGAGGAATTGGACGACATCCTGGAGCAGCACATCAAGGCCCTCGGGATCGCGTGCGACGGCCGCAACTTCGTGCCTGGCATCGGTGAACTGACGCCGCATCGCGTGCAACTGGCTCGAGCCAGATACGAGGGACGCGACGCCCAGCCAATTCAGCCCGTGCCAGAGGCCGCCGATCTGCCCGCCCGCCCGCCGGTGCTGTGTCCCGGCTGCCCCCATCGTTCAATCTTCTACGCCCTGGGCAAGCACGACGTCGTGGTGACCGGCGACATCGGCTGCTACAGCCTCGGTGTCTTCCCGCCCCTGGCCAGGATCGATACCATCCTGTGCATGGGCGGCGGCATCTCCATGGCCCAGGGGTTCCAGAAAGCCGGCGAGCCCAAGAAGGTGGTCGGCATAGTCGGCGATTCAACGTTCTTCCACTCGGGAATCACCGGCTTGCTCGATATCGCCTACAACCGCGGGACCTCCACCATCATCGTGGTCGACAACCGCACGACCGCCATGACCGGCCATCAGGACCACCCCGGCACCGGCGTGACCCTGATGGGGGACAAGACCGCCGCCGCATCCATCGAGGACCTCGGCCGGGCCTGCGGTATCAAACGCGTCCGTACCATCGATCCCTATGATTTAAAGACCACAATGCAAGTGCTCAAGGAGGAAATCCAGGCCGACGAGCCTTCATTGGTCATTTCCCGGGCTCCCTGCCTGCTGCACGAACGCCCTCCGGTCGTAGCCAAGTACGCGGTGGACGCCGACAAATGCAAGGAATGCGGCCTGTGCCTGAAGCTCGGTTGCCCGGCCATGGAGGGCGGCGGTGGGGCGCCGCGGATCAATTACCTCCTGTGCAGCGGCTGTGGGGTGTGCATGCAGGTGTGCCGATTCGACGTGATCGGGCCGGTTGAGAGTGCATCATGA
- a CDS encoding indolepyruvate oxidoreductase subunit beta has product MSAGSVTNVLLAGVGGQGILRAAEIIARAALVVGYQVKTNEIHGMAQRGGSVVAQIRYGPEVHSPVIAEGTAQVLGALEQIEAIRYAHYVAPGGLAVVSGQSIIPVTVSTGGAKYPQDVKDRLGRLFSRLVYFDAPKMALEAGNIQAANTVILGAMSSGLDLPPSAWMEAINTCLPEKHRKVNVRAFEAGRAWV; this is encoded by the coding sequence ATGAGTGCTGGATCGGTGACCAATGTGCTGTTGGCCGGCGTGGGAGGGCAGGGCATCCTGCGAGCGGCCGAGATCATCGCCCGGGCTGCCTTGGTCGTCGGCTACCAGGTCAAGACCAACGAAATCCACGGCATGGCCCAGCGGGGCGGGTCGGTCGTCGCCCAAATCCGCTACGGTCCTGAGGTCCACAGCCCGGTCATCGCCGAGGGCACTGCCCAGGTCCTGGGGGCCCTCGAGCAGATCGAGGCGATTCGCTACGCCCACTATGTGGCCCCCGGCGGATTGGCCGTCGTCTCCGGCCAGTCGATCATTCCAGTGACGGTTTCCACCGGCGGCGCCAAGTACCCCCAGGACGTCAAGGATCGGCTGGGGCGGCTTTTCAGCCGACTCGTCTACTTCGATGCCCCCAAGATGGCCCTCGAGGCAGGCAACATCCAGGCCGCGAACACCGTGATCCTCGGAGCGATGTCCAGCGGCCTCGATCTCCCGCCGTCCGCGTGGATGGAGGCCATCAACACGTGTCTGCCGGAGAAACACCGCAAGGTGAACGTTCGGGCTTTCGAAGCCGGGAGAGCATGGGTATGA
- a CDS encoding phenylacetate--CoA ligase, which produces MSDRYHNPHVETLSADEIRSLQDRRLRAITEHVYARNSWFRARLDARGVAPADIRGLADIGRLPTMSKEDFRAGYPLVMSCVDKAAIVEMHMSSGSTGTPVVMPYTRIDIDQWGECMARCYRMAGADPGDIVQITPSFGLFNGGFGFFHGARSMGLFVLPTGAGNTARQLRLANDFGAKVLTGVVSYAIRIMEVLDEEKLPLPPWKVGIFGAECFSDAMKQKVASGLGIEVFDIYGMTETGGVGTLGMDCRAHDGLHVWEDHYVVEVLARGADQPVADGQMGELVVTSLTREALPVIRFRTGDLTRVLSRQRCACGRTHVRVAPITGRVDDMLIVKGVNFWPRQVEQALMEIPGVRSNYQIVIEEVDGVRDIRVHVEADPGVTGFMVEKHLKEALGFSPKGDVFAPGHLPRQEGKAQRVVFEKK; this is translated from the coding sequence ATGAGCGATCGCTATCACAACCCGCATGTCGAGACTCTGTCGGCCGACGAGATACGCTCGCTGCAGGACCGTCGCCTGCGGGCTATCACCGAGCACGTGTACGCCAGAAACTCCTGGTTTCGGGCGCGGCTGGACGCCCGCGGCGTTGCCCCCGCAGACATCCGCGGCCTGGCCGACATCGGGCGCCTTCCGACGATGAGTAAGGAGGATTTCCGTGCCGGTTACCCGCTGGTGATGAGCTGCGTAGACAAGGCGGCCATCGTCGAGATGCATATGTCCTCCGGATCCACCGGGACGCCTGTGGTCATGCCCTACACCCGGATCGACATCGACCAGTGGGGTGAGTGCATGGCCCGCTGTTACCGCATGGCCGGCGCCGACCCGGGCGACATCGTCCAGATTACACCCTCATTCGGCCTCTTCAACGGCGGCTTCGGCTTCTTCCACGGGGCTCGGTCGATGGGCCTCTTCGTGCTGCCTACCGGCGCGGGCAACACCGCCCGCCAACTCCGTCTCGCGAACGACTTCGGGGCGAAGGTGCTGACCGGGGTGGTCTCCTATGCCATCCGGATCATGGAGGTCCTGGATGAAGAGAAGCTGCCCCTGCCGCCCTGGAAGGTGGGCATTTTCGGGGCAGAGTGCTTCTCCGACGCGATGAAGCAAAAAGTGGCCAGCGGGCTGGGCATCGAGGTGTTCGACATCTACGGGATGACGGAGACCGGAGGTGTCGGGACGCTGGGCATGGACTGCCGGGCGCACGACGGCCTGCACGTCTGGGAAGACCACTACGTGGTCGAGGTGTTGGCCAGAGGCGCCGACCAGCCGGTGGCCGACGGCCAGATGGGCGAGCTGGTCGTGACCTCGCTGACTCGAGAAGCCCTGCCGGTGATCCGATTCCGCACCGGCGACCTGACACGCGTCCTCTCCCGTCAGCGATGTGCCTGCGGCCGGACACACGTCCGTGTGGCCCCGATCACCGGCCGCGTGGACGACATGCTCATCGTCAAGGGCGTGAATTTCTGGCCGCGCCAGGTCGAGCAGGCCCTCATGGAAATCCCCGGCGTCCGCTCGAACTACCAGATCGTGATCGAGGAGGTGGACGGCGTGCGCGACATTCGCGTCCATGTCGAGGCCGACCCGGGTGTCACCGGTTTCATGGTCGAGAAGCACCTCAAGGAGGCTCTTGGGTTCTCACCCAAGGGAGATGTCTTCGCCCCCGGCCACCTTCCCCGGCAGGAGGGCAAGGCCCAACGCGTGGTTTTTGAGAAGAAGTGA
- a CDS encoding DUF3365 domain-containing protein produces MRSVAAKFMLPLVVLGLAFAGFLLYRSYMTSHQHLTEVTERQADLVMEYNLAVRAYVAEEIRPLVTSLVGQDDFIPKAMSTSYVSRRVFEKVREKYPELIIKFSSDNPRNPINMASPDELRMIKYFNAHPDIDRVESTIKVGGHEYLAHFTARRMEESCLRCHGEPQNAPKSLIEQYGATAGFHRPLGSIIALDTVAIPMRDIQATLNRHTIRQSATMLGGLLLLLAAIAAVFRLVVSQRLRRIAHHFRSVAYQADGARLVPVEVQGRDDVADLATSFNALVNRLQQTYDSLEKRVAERTSALKQSNDDLEREIAERRRAELQLRNAKSVAEAATHAKSEFLANMSHEIRTPMTAILGFADILLEAGDSEEVLSTRLEAARTIKINGEYLLGIINDILDLSKIEEGRMTVERIPCSPRTIVDEVASLMKVRTDSKGLELHIEYEGTIPATIRTDPTRLRQILLNVCANAIKFTNTGQVCIAVRLAGGDSPEMQFDIIDTGIGMTEEQLPKLFQPFCQADSSTTRRFGGTGLGLTISKKLAILLEGDVVLLATKPGAGTSFRVTVPTGSLEGVALTEDRPEPSPAAAESGAASETTSHPLAGRRILLAEDGADNQRLISHILKKAGARVAAVENGQLAVEAAFRTSPDEAAFDAILMDMQMPVMDGYDATRELRSRGYTGPIIALTAHAMSSDRTRCIEAGCDEYATKPIDRKKLIEAVFSCIARGDMKRPLIQAGTQAP; encoded by the coding sequence ATGCGTAGTGTTGCGGCGAAGTTCATGTTGCCCCTGGTTGTCCTGGGTCTGGCCTTTGCCGGGTTTCTGCTTTATCGGTCGTACATGACCAGCCACCAGCATCTGACCGAGGTCACCGAGCGGCAAGCGGACCTGGTCATGGAGTACAACCTGGCGGTCCGCGCATACGTGGCCGAGGAGATCCGCCCGCTGGTGACCTCGCTGGTCGGGCAGGACGATTTCATCCCCAAGGCGATGTCCACCTCGTACGTTTCACGGCGGGTGTTTGAGAAGGTCCGTGAGAAGTACCCAGAGCTGATCATCAAGTTTTCCTCCGACAATCCTCGAAATCCGATCAACATGGCGAGTCCGGACGAGCTGCGGATGATCAAGTACTTCAACGCTCATCCGGACATCGATCGGGTGGAGTCGACCATCAAGGTCGGCGGGCACGAGTATCTGGCCCATTTCACCGCAAGGCGGATGGAGGAATCCTGCCTCCGCTGCCACGGGGAGCCGCAGAACGCGCCGAAATCGCTCATTGAGCAATATGGTGCCACGGCCGGCTTTCATCGACCTCTGGGCAGCATTATTGCCCTGGACACCGTGGCCATTCCCATGCGGGACATCCAAGCGACCCTGAACCGGCACACGATTCGTCAATCGGCGACCATGCTGGGCGGTTTGCTGCTTCTGCTGGCGGCAATCGCGGCCGTCTTCCGGCTGGTGGTCTCCCAGCGCCTCCGGCGAATCGCCCATCATTTTCGAAGCGTCGCCTACCAAGCCGACGGCGCTCGCCTTGTTCCCGTGGAGGTCCAGGGGCGCGATGATGTCGCCGATCTGGCCACCAGTTTCAACGCGCTCGTCAACCGCCTGCAGCAGACCTACGATTCCCTCGAGAAGCGTGTCGCCGAGCGCACCAGTGCGCTCAAGCAGAGCAACGACGACCTGGAGCGGGAGATTGCCGAGCGCAGGCGGGCCGAGCTGCAGCTGCGGAACGCCAAGTCCGTTGCGGAGGCCGCCACGCATGCCAAGAGCGAGTTTCTGGCCAACATGAGCCACGAGATTCGCACCCCGATGACGGCGATCCTGGGCTTCGCGGACATTCTCCTGGAAGCCGGAGACTCGGAGGAAGTTCTGAGTACGCGGCTGGAAGCGGCCCGGACGATCAAGATCAACGGCGAGTACCTCCTGGGCATCATCAACGATATCCTCGACCTATCCAAGATCGAAGAAGGTCGAATGACGGTCGAACGGATTCCCTGCTCCCCGCGGACCATCGTGGATGAGGTCGCCTCACTGATGAAGGTGCGAACCGACTCCAAGGGCCTGGAACTCCATATTGAATACGAAGGCACCATCCCGGCGACCATTCGCACCGATCCCACACGACTCCGGCAGATCCTGCTGAACGTGTGCGCCAATGCCATCAAGTTCACGAACACCGGCCAGGTGTGCATCGCCGTGCGGCTCGCCGGCGGCGACTCGCCGGAGATGCAGTTTGACATCATCGACACGGGTATCGGGATGACCGAGGAGCAGCTGCCCAAGCTGTTCCAGCCGTTCTGCCAGGCAGACAGCTCGACCACCCGGAGGTTCGGCGGAACGGGGCTGGGCCTGACCATCAGCAAGAAGCTGGCCATCCTGCTGGAGGGAGACGTCGTCCTCCTGGCAACGAAGCCCGGCGCCGGAACGAGTTTCCGAGTCACGGTGCCCACGGGGTCCCTTGAAGGCGTGGCGCTCACGGAGGACCGGCCGGAGCCAAGCCCCGCCGCGGCCGAGTCCGGAGCCGCCTCGGAGACGACGTCCCACCCGCTGGCGGGCCGGCGCATCCTGCTGGCCGAGGACGGGGCCGACAATCAACGGCTCATCTCGCACATTCTGAAGAAGGCCGGGGCCCGAGTCGCTGCGGTCGAGAATGGGCAATTGGCTGTCGAAGCCGCCTTCCGAACGAGCCCTGACGAAGCAGCGTTTGACGCCATTCTCATGGACATGCAGATGCCGGTGATGGACGGGTATGACGCCACGCGCGAACTGAGAAGCCGGGGCTACACCGGCCCGATCATCGCCCTCACTGCCCACGCGATGTCTTCCGACCGGACCCGATGTATCGAAGCCGGTTGCGATGAGTATGCCACCAAACCCATCGATCGGAAGAAGCTGATCGAGGCGGTCTTCTCATGCATCGCCCGAGGGGACATGAAGCGCCCTCTCATCCAGGCCGGGACACAAGCCCCTTGA